From Streptomyces chrestomyceticus JCM 4735, one genomic window encodes:
- a CDS encoding 1-hydroxy-2-methyl-2-butenyl 4-diphosphate reductase, which produces MRTSRSAAAARGGQGARPQGPPPLLVACALGIERFALRGGDRSGTSAPAVVLRTGMGPRAASDAVSHALRDGSVAARAPVVATGFCAGLVPGMLPGDVVVAESARGHLPGAPDVACSDNGPLLRALKERGVTVHTGLLRGSDHVVRGAERAGLRAAGAVAVDMESAATLEAATRDGGRPVAAVRVIVDAPEHELVRIGTLRGGMSAFRVLRSILPVFFEWHRSLQLPRR; this is translated from the coding sequence ATGCGCACGTCGCGCAGCGCGGCCGCCGCCCGCGGCGGCCAGGGGGCCCGGCCGCAGGGGCCGCCGCCGCTGCTGGTCGCCTGTGCGCTCGGCATCGAGCGGTTCGCGCTGCGCGGCGGCGACCGCAGTGGCACGAGCGCGCCCGCCGTCGTGCTCCGTACGGGCATGGGCCCGCGGGCGGCGTCGGACGCCGTCAGCCACGCGCTGCGCGACGGCTCCGTCGCGGCCCGGGCGCCGGTCGTCGCCACCGGCTTCTGCGCCGGGCTGGTCCCCGGGATGCTGCCGGGGGACGTGGTGGTCGCGGAGTCGGCCCGCGGCCATTTGCCCGGCGCGCCGGACGTGGCCTGCTCCGACAACGGTCCGCTGCTGCGGGCCCTGAAGGAGCGCGGCGTGACGGTGCACACCGGCCTGCTGCGCGGCTCCGACCACGTCGTACGCGGCGCGGAGCGGGCCGGGCTGCGGGCCGCGGGCGCCGTCGCGGTGGACATGGAGTCCGCCGCGACGCTGGAGGCCGCGACGCGGGACGGCGGTCGTCCGGTTGCGGCCGTCCGGGTGATCGTGGACGCTCCAGAACATGAACTTGTCCGAATCGGCACTTTACGCGGTGGAATGTCGGCCTTTCGTGTGCTGCGCTCCATCCTTCCTGTCTTCTTCGAATGGCACCGTTCTTTGCAGCTCCCCAGGAGGTGA
- the shc gene encoding squalene--hopene cyclase, with product MTATTDGSTGALPPRAPSAGDATAENTENGPAAATDVAAAARRAAARATDYLLSVQDDAGWWKGDLETNVTMDAEDLLLRQFLGIGDRETTEAAARHLRGEQRADGTWATFYNGPGELSATIEAYVALRLAGDAPDAAHMARAATWIREHGGIAASRVFTRIWLALFGWWKWSDLPELPPELIYFPKWFPLNIYDFACWARQTIVALTIVSAVRPVRPAPFALDELHADPARPNPPRPLAPVTSWDGIFQRLDKALHGYRKVAVRGLRRSAMKAAASWIVERQENDGCWGGIQPPAVYSIIALHLLGYDLKHPVLREGLKSLDRFAVWRKDADGAPVRMIEACQSPVWDTCLAAIALADAGLPADHPQLVKAAEWMLAEQIRRPGDWSVRKPQLPSGGWAFEFENDNYPDIDDTAEVVLALRRIQYPGPERVDSAVRRAVRWTLGMQSRNGAWGAFDADNTSPFPNRLPFCDFGEVIDPPSADVTAHVVEMAADLGMTHDARVRRGIRWLLAEQEPDGSWFGRWGTNYVYGTGSVLPALAAAGIPASHPAVRRAVRWLERVQNEDGGWGEDQRSYQDKAWAGRGESTASQTAWALMALLAAGERESAAVTRGVRWLARTQRADGSWDEPYFTGTGFPWDFSINYHLYRQVFPLTALGRYVNGGPAGASQGV from the coding sequence ATGACAGCGACGACCGACGGAAGCACCGGGGCGCTGCCGCCCCGTGCCCCCTCGGCCGGCGACGCCACCGCCGAGAACACCGAGAACGGCCCGGCCGCCGCCACGGACGTGGCCGCCGCCGCCCGCCGCGCCGCGGCACGCGCCACCGACTACCTGCTGTCCGTGCAGGACGACGCGGGCTGGTGGAAGGGCGACCTGGAAACCAATGTGACCATGGACGCCGAGGACCTGCTGCTGCGGCAGTTCCTGGGCATCGGCGACCGGGAGACCACCGAGGCCGCCGCCCGCCACCTCCGCGGCGAGCAGCGCGCGGACGGCACCTGGGCCACCTTCTACAACGGGCCCGGCGAGCTGTCCGCCACCATCGAGGCGTACGTCGCCCTGCGGCTGGCCGGCGACGCGCCGGACGCCGCCCACATGGCCCGCGCCGCCACCTGGATCCGCGAGCACGGCGGCATCGCCGCCTCCCGCGTCTTCACCCGGATCTGGCTGGCGCTGTTCGGCTGGTGGAAGTGGTCGGACCTGCCCGAACTGCCGCCCGAGCTGATCTACTTCCCGAAGTGGTTCCCGCTCAACATCTACGACTTCGCGTGCTGGGCGCGGCAGACGATCGTGGCACTGACGATCGTCTCCGCCGTGCGCCCGGTACGGCCCGCGCCGTTCGCCCTGGACGAGCTGCACGCCGACCCGGCCCGCCCGAACCCGCCGCGCCCGCTCGCCCCCGTCACGAGCTGGGACGGGATCTTCCAGCGGCTGGACAAGGCGCTGCACGGCTACCGCAAGGTGGCCGTCCGCGGGTTGCGCCGCTCGGCGATGAAGGCCGCGGCGAGCTGGATCGTCGAGCGCCAGGAGAACGACGGCTGCTGGGGCGGTATCCAGCCGCCGGCCGTCTACTCGATCATCGCGCTGCACCTGCTGGGGTACGACCTGAAGCACCCGGTGCTGCGCGAGGGCCTGAAGTCGCTGGACCGGTTCGCGGTGTGGCGCAAGGACGCGGACGGCGCGCCCGTCCGCATGATCGAGGCGTGCCAGTCCCCGGTCTGGGACACCTGCCTCGCCGCCATCGCGCTCGCCGACGCCGGCCTGCCCGCCGATCACCCGCAACTGGTCAAGGCGGCCGAGTGGATGCTCGCCGAGCAGATCCGCCGGCCGGGTGACTGGAGCGTCCGTAAGCCGCAACTCCCGTCCGGAGGCTGGGCGTTCGAGTTCGAGAACGACAACTACCCGGACATCGACGACACCGCCGAAGTCGTCCTCGCGCTGCGCCGCATCCAGTACCCGGGCCCGGAGCGGGTCGACTCCGCCGTCCGGCGCGCCGTGCGCTGGACCCTGGGCATGCAGTCCAGGAACGGGGCCTGGGGCGCCTTCGACGCCGACAACACCAGCCCGTTCCCCAACCGGCTGCCGTTCTGCGACTTCGGCGAGGTCATCGACCCGCCGTCGGCCGATGTCACCGCGCACGTCGTGGAGATGGCCGCCGACCTCGGCATGACGCACGACGCGCGGGTCCGGCGCGGCATCCGCTGGCTGCTGGCCGAACAGGAGCCGGACGGCTCGTGGTTCGGCCGCTGGGGCACCAACTACGTCTACGGCACCGGCTCGGTGCTCCCCGCGCTGGCCGCCGCCGGCATTCCCGCCTCGCACCCCGCGGTCCGCCGCGCCGTGCGCTGGCTGGAACGCGTCCAGAACGAGGACGGCGGCTGGGGCGAGGACCAGCGCTCCTATCAGGACAAGGCGTGGGCGGGCCGCGGCGAGTCGACCGCCTCGCAGACCGCGTGGGCGCTGATGGCGCTGCTCGCGGCGGGCGAGCGGGAGAGCGCGGCGGTCACGCGCGGGGTGCGCTGGCTGGCCCGTACGCAGCGCGCCGACGGGTCCTGGGACGAGCCGTACTTCACCGGTACGGGCTTCCCCTGGGACTTCTCGATCAACTACCACCTGTACCGGCAGGTCTTCCCGCTGACGGCCCTCGGCCGTTACGTCAACGGCGGACCGGCCGGCGCGTCCCAGGGGGTCTGA